From Paralcaligenes sp. KSB-10:
AAGAAACTCACCAGCGAGCACATGGTGTTCAATACGCCCAAGACGGGGCCCATCCGCGACACGCTTCGCCAGGCAGGCTTCTATGCCGAATGGAAAAAGAAGTTCGGCGATTCCGCCTGGGCCACACTGGAAAAATCGGTCGGTTCCCTGACGTAAGGGCGCGCCATGTTGTCGCAAGCTTCCGAATCACAGGCCGCTGACGACAATCTTCGCGAGAGCCCGCTTTGGTTGACAAAGCTGGACAATTTTCTGGGGCACCTGGTAGAGATTCCCGTCGCTCTGCTGGTGCTTGCAGAAATTGTCATCCTGTTCTCGGGGATTTTCGCCCGCTACGTGCTCAACACCCCCCTTATCTGGTCCGACGAGCTGGCTTCGCTGCTGTTCTTGTGGCTGGCCATGCTGGGGGCGGCGGTCGCCTTCCGCCACGGCGAACACATGCGCATGACCGCCCTGGTCAACAAGGCCACACCGAAAACACGGGCATTCCTGGAAGTGTTCGCTGTTTTATGCTCGCTGGCCTTCGTACTGCTCGTGCTGCTGCCCAGCTTCCAGGCCACTCGCGATCAGGCCGTCATCACCACTCCGGCCATGGGCCTGAGCCTGGCATGGCGCACGGCGGCACTGCCCACGGGGCTGCTGTTCATGGCCTGCTTTGCCCTGATCCGGCTCTATAAAGTCTCAAACTGGCAACTGGTGGCGAAATCCCTGGGCCTGATTCTACTGATCGGCGCGGGCCTGTACCTTCTTAGCCCGCTATTCGAAGAACTCGGCAATTACAACCTGCTCATATTCTTCGTAGGCCTGGTGGCGGTCGGGGTTTTCACCGGCGTTCCGATCGCCTTCTCGTTCGGACTGGCCACCTTCGGCTACCTGATCCTCAGCACCACGGTGCCAGTCACCGTGCTGGTCAGCCGCATGAACGAAGGCATGTCGCACCTCATCCTGCTGGCGGTGCCCTTGTTCGTGTTCCTGGGCCTGCTCATTGAAATGACCGGCATGGCCCAGAAAATGGTCAGTTTCCTGGCCAGCCTGCTGGGTCACGTGCGCGGCGGGCTGTCTTATGTGTTGATCGGCGCCATGTACCTGGTCTCGGGCATTTCGGGCGCCAAGGCCGCCGACATGGCCGCCATCGCTCCGGTCCTGTTTCCCGAAATGAAAAAACGCGGCGCGGACGAAGGCGAACTCGTCGCCCTGCTGTCGGCGGCGGGAGCACAGACGGAAACCATTCCTCCCAGCCTGGTACTCATCACCATAGGCTCGGTGACCAGCGTCTCCATTACCGCCCTGTTCACCGGCGGCCTGCTGCCCGGCGCGGTGCTCGGCATCATGCTGTGCCTGGTCGTTTGGTACCGCAACCGCGGTGAAGATCTCAGTCGTGTCGTGCGCTCGAGCAAAAGCGACATTCTGAAAGGCTTCATCATTGCCTTGCCGGCCCTGGCTCTGCCCTTCGTCATCCGCGCGGCCGTCGTCGAGGGCGTTGCCACAGCCACCGAAGTGTCGACCATAGGCATTGTGTATTCGTGCATCATCGGCCTGCTGGTCTACAGGCGCTTCGACATACGGCGCATTTATCCCATGCTGATCGATACGGCGTCATTGTCCGGCGCCATCCTGTTGATTATCGGCGCGGCCACCGGCATGGCCTGGGCGCTGACCCAATCAGGCTTTTCAAGCGATCTGGCCGATTTCATGGGCTCTCTGCCGGGCGGGGGTGTTACCTTCCTGTGCGTCTCGATCGTCACCTTCGTCATTCTCGGCAGCGTTCTGGAAGGCATTCCAGCGATTGTGCTGCTTGGCCCCTTGCTGTTCCCCATTGCGGAAGAACTCGGCGTGAACGAAGTCCATTATGCGATGGTGGCCGTACTGTCGATGGGCATAGGCCTGTTCGCCCCGCCATTCGGGGTGGGCTATTACGCGGCCTGCGCAATCGGACGCGTGGCACCCGATAAAGGCATCAAGCCCATTATCGGATACATGTGCTCGATCGCCATCGGGCTGATCATCGTCGCCGCGGTCCCATGGCTGTCGACAGGCTTCCTGAAATAGACGGGCATAGGCAGGTATCGATTCCGGCCGGGAGCGCCAAGCTCCCGGCCCCAGCAAACAAAGGTTGAATCATGAGTGAAAAACGATTGGCGGGCCGTGTAGCGCTGGTCTTTGGCGCGGGCTCGGTCGGCGAAGGCTGGGGCAACGGCAAGGCCGCGGCCGTTGCCTATGCACGCGAAGGCGCAAAAGTCATTGCCATCGACCTCGACAAAAAGGCGGCCGACGCAACTCGCGACATCATTCTGTCGGAAGGGGGGCACTGCGACGCCTACGCCGCCAACGCCACGAATTCGGAGCACATAGCCAACATTGTTGCCGAAACGCTGAGCAAGCACGGCCGTATCGATATACTGCACAACAACGTCGGCATGGCAAAAATGGGCAGCGTCACCGACCTGAGCGAATCCGACTGGGATCTCGCGCTGGCCGTGAACCTGAAAAGCGCTTTCCTGACCTGCAAGCACGTGTTGCCGGCCATGCTTGCGCAAAAAAGCGGCTGCATCATCAATATATCGAGCCTGGCCGCCATTCGATACACCGGCTACCCTTATCCCGCCTATTACGCGGCCAAAGGAGGCCTGAATCAACTGACCGTCGGCCTGGCGCTGCAATATGCCGCCGCGGGCATACGTGTCAATGCCATCATGCCCGGGTATATCGATACCCCGCTCATCTACAAAGACATCTCTGGCCAATACGAAAGCAAAGAGGCCATGGTGGCCGCGCGCAATGCCCTCTGCCCCATGGGACGCATGGGCACGGGCTGGGATATCGCCAAGGCAGCCGTATTCCTGGCGTCGGACGATGCGAACTACATCACCGGCGTTTGCCTGCCTGTGGACGGCGGTGTGCATATGGCGACGGCTTAAGGTATTTTTGGTTCGAGTGGTTTTGCGGGATTCGATGTTTTGGTCGCTTTGGTATTTACGGTTTGGTATTTGAAGACGCCGTCTATCGGGGCTTGGGGTCAGGGCCGGCACGGCGTGCTTGATCCGGATCTACCTCGTCCAGGCGGGCGTCGGGCCAAACTCGCTACGCCGCTGGCGCGGCTACGCTCAAACATGGCCCGCCGAAAGCCCCCGCCTTCCCTACGGTAGCATCCGGCGCACGCCTTACGCCGGCCCTGACCCCAAGCCCCGATAGACGGCTCACATTGCGGCACGCCTGGAATGAACTTGCCGGCATCAATGTATACCTCGATGCATGACCTCACCGTTTCTCTCGGCGCACGACCCCAATGCCTTTTTCTATGCATTTCCTCAACGCAAGCCGCAGGGTGGGCGGTGCTGTGCAGTCCGGCGGTAGTCCAGCGCCGGGGGCTGACGAAGGGAAGGCGGGGGCTTTCGGCGGGCGCTGTCTGAGCCCGGCCTCGCGAGGCCGGGCGAGTTCGCCCGACGCCCGCCTGGACGAGGCAGACCCGGGCAGTCGGGGTGCGTAGCACCTCGACCGCTGGACGTGCCGGACTGCACAGCACCGCCCACCCTGCGGCGTCTTTATAGAAATAAAATCGCTCCAGCCAAAACAGTCCGGCCCAGCAAACGCCCTATTTGAACGCCGTTTCGATAAAACTGCGCAGCTTGCGCGAATGCAGCCGTTCGCGCGGCATTTCCCGCAGCAGCTCGAGCGCCCGTATGCCGATGTGCAAATGCTGGCCGACTTGCGTCCGATAGAAATCGCTGGCCATGCCAGGCAGTTTCAGCTCGCCATGCAGGGGTTTGTCGGACACGCACAGCAAAGTGCCATAGGGCACGCGAAACCGGAAACCGTTGGCGGCAATCGTGGCGGATTCCATATCCAGCGCAATAGCGCGCGACATGGAAAAACGCTGCACCAGTTCGCGGTGTTCCCGCAACTCCCAGTTGCGATTATCGATGGTCGCGACCGTGCCGGTACGCATGATTTTTTTCAGCTCCCAACCCGACAAGCCAGCCACCTCCGCCACCGCCTGCTCCAGCGCAATCTGGATTTCGGCCAAAGGCGGCACGGGCACCCAATTGGGCAAATCGGCATCCAGCACGTGGTCTTCGCGCACATAGCCATGCGCCAGCACATAATCGCCCAGGCGCTGCGTCGTACGCAGGCCGGCGCAGTGGCCCAGCATCAGCCACGCCGAAGGGCGCAAGACCGCCACGTGGTCGGTAATGGTCTTGGCATTCGAGGGGCCGATCCCGATATTGATCAGGGTAATGCCGGTATGGTTCTCGCGCACCAGGTGATACGAAGGCATTTGCGGCAGGCGCGCCGGAGCCTGGCCGCTGCGTTCGGCGTCAGGGCCGCTGCGTGTCGTGACGTTTCCCGGTTCGACCAGAGCGGTATAGCCGCCCTCGCCCTGCACCAGTATTTCGCGCGCCCACTGGCAAAATTCGTCCACGTAAAACTGATAGTTGGTAAACAGCACAAAATTCTGAAAATGCGTGGGTGCCGTAGCCGTATAGTGCTGCAATCGATGCAGCGAATAATCGATCCGCGGCGCCGTGAACGGGGCCAGAGGCGCGGGTTCGCCATGCCTGGCCTGCCAGGTTCCGTTGACGATGGCGTCGTCGGTCACCGCCAGATTGGGCACATCGAAATGGTCGCGCAGCGAATCGCCCAGCGTGTCGGAATACACGCCTTCCACATACTGCCCGTCCGAAAAAGCGAAATGCAATGGAATCGGCAGGTTCGACTCGCCGATCTCGAGCTGCACCCCGTGATTCTTGAGCAATAGGCCGAACTGTTCTTTCAGGTAGTCGAAATACAGGACCGGCTGCGTGATAGTGGTCATGTAGGCGCCGGGCTCCACCACATGCCCATACGACAGCCGGCTGTCAACGCCCTGATACGTATGCACCTTGATTCGCACAGCCGGGTAATAGGCCCGCACTCGTTGCGCCTTGGAAAAACGGCCCGCGGCATAGTCCTGGAATGCATCGCGTATGAAGGCCGTATTGCGGGCGTAGATTTCCACCAGGCGTTCGACCGCGGCCTGGGCATCCGAAAAACCCGTGAACGGAATCAGTTCAGGCAAGATGGGAGGGCTATCGAAACTCGAAGAATCAAACATGCAGATCCGCTCAAAATTTTGAATGATAAAAACGCCCTGTGACAGGCATACGAGACATGCACTCACTTTACCCCAACTGAAAAACAAAAGTGGCATGCGCTGGCCTATTTCCGGCCTTTCGACTCTGGATCTTCCGAAAATCGCTACACTTCCAATTTCCGTATTTTCGGCTTTGCATCGCATCCAGATCCGGAACCACTCACACCCATTCACGCGCCGCGCCCGCTTCCGGCTTGAGGAATTGAATTGAATCTCGTGGTGAACGCGGTCCTGCCGCTATTCGGCCTGATCGCAATAGGCTATCTATGCGCCCGCAAGCGCCTGCTGGGGCCGGGCGCCGTCGACAGCCTGAACAAATTCGTGGTTTGGCTGGCGCTTCCGGCGCTGCTGTTTCAGGCAATGGCGCAAATCACTTGGGATCAACTCGATCATCCCGGCTATTTCTGGGGCTTCACGCTGGGCATCGCCATCGTGTTTGCGGTTTCGTACCTGCTCGACAAGAAGCGTTCCGGGCGCCTGGCCGATGCCAGCCTCGAGGGCCTGGCTGCCTCGTACTCAAATGCCGGCTTCATGGGCATCCCGCTATGCCTGATGGTATTTGGCGAGGCCAGCCTGCCCGCCGCCATTATCGCGGCCATACTGACCGCCTGCGCCCTGTTTGCGTTTTCCATTGTGCTGATTGAAATCGATCTGCAAGGGTCGCGCAGCCTGAAGCGGACCTGCCGCAAAGTTGCAAGCTCCGTGCTGCGCAATCCGCTGGTGGTTGCGCCGGCGGCCGGCCTGTTCTTCCCCGCCACGCACCTGTCCCTGCCCGGCCCCTTGCTGCAATTCACCACTTTGCTGGGAGCGGCGGCCAGCCCCTGCGCGCTGGTCACAATAGGGCTGTTCCTGGCTCAGTCCCAGCCGGCCGAACACCGCGGTGCCGTGTGGCGCATTGTTACGCTCAAAATGTTCCTGCATCCCCTGGTCACCGCCGTGCTGGTGTACGGGGTGTTCGACATGCCTGCGCTGTGGGCGAACACCGCCGTGCTGCTCAGCGCCTTGCCCATAGGTACCGGCCCCTTTATGCTGGCCAAGCTCTACGAGCGCGAGCCCGCCGTGACCTCGCAGGCCATCCTGATCTCGACGATTCTGTCGGTCTTGACTATTTCATTGCTGGTCGGCGTTTTCACGCCCGGCAGTTGACGCCTGCGTCACGGTCGCAGGCCGTGGCCAGCCAGTTTGCGGAAAATCTTTACCAAGCTTGACTGGCGCGCAGCCGCAAATTGCGGCACACTTCAAGCTGGACGCCTGGCCTGTATCGTACCGACGGCGCTCATTGCAATGCCCGCAGCTTTCGTTTTTTCATCACGCAAAGGAGACACCATGTCCGGCTGGTTCGAATTACACAAAGCAAAAGATGGCCAATTCTATTTCTCGCTCAAGGCAGGCAATGCCCAGATTATTCTGTCCAGCGAAATGTATACCGCCAAGGCTTCTGCCGAAAACGGCATCGCATCCGTGCAAAAAAACTGCGCCGACGCCGCGCACTACTCCAAAGCCATAGCCACCAACGGGAAATTCTATTTCACCTTGAAGGCCGCCAACCACCAGGTCATAGGAAACAGCCAAATGTATGCCGATGAAGCATCGCGCGACAATGGCATCGCCTCGTGCCAGGCTAATGGCATCAGCAGGGAAGTCAAAGACCTGTCCGCCTGACCCAATACCGGGGTCGATCATGCCGGGCACCTGCGCCCGGCATCAGATCTTGCCGACTTTCCCCGCATACAGTACCGCTCCCGTGGGCTGACCGGTCGGAGACCCTCCTGTCGGCTCCAGACTGATTGCCAGCGTCACATCGGGGCTGAGGCGGGACTGCTTCAAGACAATCACTGTACTGGCTTGCGCGCCGATCAATCCCAGCGGCGCGGGTTTCTGATCTTTGGCAATCAGCCACAATTGCAAGCTATGCCCGGCTTGCAGCGCCGTGAAATTCAGCGGCGTCAGAACGAGTTGCCCAGTACGGGCATCGAAACTGGCAACCACTTGCCCTGCAGAACCTTCCTGGGTGCTTGCCAGCACCGCAACTGGCAAGGGTGCCGTGTCTGCCCCGTTCGGCACGAGAAAACGCGGCCATAACAACGCCGCAACCAGGCTGGCCGCCAGTGCAAAGCTGACAAGCTGCCACCGGCGATGCCCGGGAACATGATGACGAAAATCGCGGATCAAGCCCTGCTGCGGAGGCAGGCGCGATTGAATAGTGCGCCATACACGTGCCGGAGGATCGACCGGCGCATCGCCGGCATCCAGCGCGGTCAGGATATCCTGCCATTGACGCACTTCGGCTGACAATGCGGGATCCCGCTCCATCAGAGCCTCGAAGCGGCGCCGGGCAGCACCTCGCAAGGTACCCAGAACGTACTCGCCTGCCAATATATTATCGTTACGCGCGCGCTCGTTCATAAGCCCAGGCACCCTTTCAATTGTCTCAAACCGCGACGTATCCAGCTTTTGGTGGTCCCCAGTGGGTGTTCGAGTTTTTTGGAAATCTCGTCATGCGACAAGCCATGGTAGTACGCCAACACAATACTTTGTCGCTGTTCGGCCGAAAGCTGGCCCAGGCAGTCGCCCAGACGACCAGCGGCGTCGGCCTGCTCCAGATGTTCCAGCGGATTCTTGCCAGGATCGGGAAGCTGGTTCAGCGCCACATCGTCGAGTTCGTCCCAGCGGTTATCCGCGCCGCGCAGCCAATCGATGGCCCGATTGCGCACAATATGCGTCAGCCAGGTTAGCGGTGAGCTGCTGGAAGCGTCGTAGCTGGCGGCCTTGTTCCATACCGTTATAAAACTGTCTTGCAAAACTTCTTCGGCCCACACGGGGCGTTTCAACAAACGCAGGGCAAGCGCATACAGACGCGGCGACAGGCCTTTATAAAGCGCCTCAAAGGCCCGTCGGTCGCCCTGCGATACCGCATTCAACAAATTCCGATATTCATCGTCGGAGAGTCCCGCCATCTGCCACGTTGCCTTTACGATTCGACTGGCCTTGCCGGAAAAGCCCGACAAGGCCAACCGGCAGACGCACTATTTGGGAAGCAGCACTTTATCGACGACATCTATAACGCCATTCTTTTGCATCACGTCGTAGGTACTGATGTTGGCGACACCGCCGGACGAGTCCTTTACCTGGACATTCCGCGGCCCATTCATCATAAAAGTCAGCGAACCACCCGATGCTGTTTTCAGCATGGCCTTGCCACCGCCTTTCTTGATCAGTCTTTCAAGATCACCCTTTGTATATTTGCCCGGAACCACGTGATAAGTCAACACCTTTGCCAACTGATTTTTGTTTTCCGGCTTCATCAGGGTTTCCACCGTGCCTGCAGGCAAGCCATTGAAAGCGGCATTGGTGGGAGCAAATACAGTAAAGGGCCCTTTGCTCTCCAGAGTATCCACGAGGCCCGCCGCTTTCACCGCCGCAACCAGTGTGGTGTGGTCTTTGGAATTGACGGCATTTTCGACAATATTCTTTTGCGGGAACATGGCGGCGCCCCCCACATCGACCGTTGCCGCGCCCGCCGCACCGGCCGCAAGGATCGACGCGAGCATTACCGATTGAATAGCTGTTTTCATCATTATTCCTTTCAAGTGTATGTGCAGGATTGCCCTACATACACATATACGAAAGAAATGCAGATACGGATGCAGCAGATCGAAAAATTGTTCAGGTCAGCTGATCAATGAATGCGGCCATAGAGACATCGAGTTGCGTCACACCCTTGGCATCGTGCGTCGTGAGAGTAATACCCACCCGGTTGTACACATTCGACCATTCAGGGTGATGATCGAGTTTTTCCGCCTGCAAAGCAATGCGCGTCATGAACCCGAATGCTTCGCTAAAGTTCTTGAACACAAAAGTTTTGTGTATGGCGTCGCGCGACTCCACTGCGGACCATCCGTCCAGCAACATCAACGCGGCGGGTGCGCCTATCAATTGGGGCTGCGTTCTCATGATGCACTCCTTGTGTCTGACCAGACATGGCCTCGCTAACCCAGCGGCCATGTCTATGGTACTTTAAATAGCGCTTCTTTTTAGCTTAAGTATAGTTGCGCTATATGACAGGAACATGCAAGCGGATTATTTTCCGCCCCAGGCCGCGATGGCTGCGCGTTCGCCATCCGTCATTTTCGTCATGTTGGCCAGGGGCATATATTTGCTGGCCACGACCTGCTTGATCTGCGCCTCGTGCAACTGCACTTCTTCCGCAGTATCGAACATGATGCCCGCGGGCGCTGAAGGAAAGCCGGCCTGGGTTGGCTTGGCCGAGTGGCATTCGACGCAGCGCGCCTGCACAATGGCCCGTACCTGCTCCAGGCCGGCACCCTCGGGCGCCGCCGCCTTGCCTTGCACGGAAGCCGTGGCGTGTTCCTGCACCGGAAGCGCCGGTGCAGGCGCGGCCAGCCAGCCTGCGGCCAGCAACAGCACGATTCCCGCAAGCGGATAGGCAAGCTGGTTCTTGCCCATGTGGCGCAGCACGAAATACTGGCGAATCACGGCTCCGGCAAAAATGAACAGGCTCATGACGACCCAGGCGTACGGGCCGGTAAAGGTGAACGAGTAATGATTGCTCAGCATCAGGAACACGACCGGCAGCGTAAAGTAGGTGTTGTGCACCGACCGCTGCTTGCCGCGTTTTCCATCCAGCGGATCGGGGGCCCGGCCCGCCTTCAGGGCATTGACCATGCGCCGCTGCCCGGGAATGATCCAGAACAGGACATTGGCCGACATGCAGGTCGCCATGAGCGCCCCGGTGATCAGGAAAGCGGCGCGGCCGGGAAAGATTTGCGTAGTCAGGTACGCCACGGCGACCATCATCGCGCCCACCGCCAGGCTAAGCAACCCGTCGCGCTCCATATTCGGGCTCACGCGGCGGCACAACTGGGAGTAGATGATATAGCCCACCACCAGAAAGGCGATGGCCAGCAGACTGGCCTGCAAGCCGTTTAGGGAAGCCGCCCAGGCCCAGGGACTGGCCGGATTGACCAGATAGAAAGCCGGCTTGAGCAAATACAGGATGGTGAACAGGCCGAAACCCGACAACCAGGTGGTATAGGCCTTCCAGAACGACCAGTGCAGGTCTTCAGGCAATTCGGCGGGATTGGTCAGGTATTTCTGGTTATGGTAGAAGCCGCCGCCATGCACGGCCCACATTTCGCCAAATACGCCCAGTTTCTTGCTGTGCTCGCCGCGCGGCGCATGCAGGCTGTTGTCCAGCATGACGAAATAGATGGATTCGCCGATCCAGGCAATGGCGGCAATAACATGCAGCCAGCGCAACAGCAAATTACCGAATTCAAGTGCAAAAGCTTCCATGGGTATTCTCTTGATGCATTGGGGCTTGGGGCCGGCACAGCGGCCGATTCAACTGCCGCGGTAAGTGGACCAGGCCCAGGGAGTGACCAGCAGCGGAACATGGTAGTTTTCGGCCGCATTGGCCACACCAAAGCGCAGGACGACCTGGTCCACAAAGCGAGGTTCGGGAACAGGCGTGCCTTTGCCCGCAAAATAATCGCCCGCATGGAAAACCAATTCATAGACGCCCTGTTGCAGGCTTGCGCCCTGCAGCAGGAATTCGCAACGGCCATCGGCATCGGTGGCGGCTTGCTTGAGCAGCGTCCGATCGGCCTCGCGGATGCGGTACAGATCGATGCGTACGCCTTGCGCCGGCACACCATGCATGGTGTCCAGCACATGGGTCGAGAGCTTTCCCATGTATGTCTCCGATTAATCGTTTCAATAGCCTGGCCGTTTTTCCCGATTGAAACACAGGCCTGGATTTGCGCGGCAACGGTGAGATTGAATGTGTTTCTGACCGATCACCAATAATTGTTAACAATTTATGTTGACGATTCTCTTCCAGTCCACAATAATTGTCAATACGTGAACTCAAGAAATTTTCCTCATGCTCCATCTGAACCCGCATCGCGATGTTTCAACCGATCTTGCCGCGCCTCCGGCCTCGTCCCTGCGCGGGCCGCAAGGCAGCGGCGCGCGATCCGAGATCGACCGCGTCTATGACGATATTTTCGATGCCGTCATGGACCGCCGCCTGCTGCCCGGCGCCAAGCTGACAGAAGCGGCGCTATGCACGGTGTTCGCCTGCTCGCGCGCCACGGTGCGCACGGCGCTGTCGCAACTGGCCCACGACAAGATCGTTGTCATCGAGCCCAACCGCGGCGCCTTTGTGTGGCAACCCAGCACCAAAGAAACGCAAGACGTATTCGAAATGCGCCGCGCGCTGGAATGCATGACCATCGACATGCTGCTGGCGCTACCCGACGTCCGGGCGCGCCTTGCGCCTCTCTACGATATGGTGGACCGGGAACGCAAGGCGTTCGAAGGCGGGGACCGCATCAGCTGGATCCGCTTGTCCAATGCCTTCCATGTCGAGATGGCGCATCTCCTGGGCAATCAGGTGCTGACCGAAATGCTGCACAGCCTGTGCGCGCGCACCTCGCTCATCATTGCCTACTACGACACGCCGGGTGAAAGCGCATGCTCGTATTTCGAACACCAGGACATACTCGACAAGCTTGCCCGCCACGATGGCGAGGCCGCCAAGGCGGCCATGCACCATCACCTTGAAGATTGCGAACATCGCATGAACGAACCTGAAAAAGGGCCGGTCGACCCTTGGTCCGCGTTCAGCGTCAAACGTTGATTTTTGGAATCCCGACAATGCAGCAAGAAAACTACCCTCGCGATCTGATCGGCTACGGCCGCAATCCGCTTCAGGCCAACTGGCCCGGCAAGGCACGCATCGCCGTCCAGTTCGTGCTGAATTATGAAGAGGGGGGAGAGAATTGCGTGCTTCACGGCGATCCGGCTTCGGAGCAGTTCCTGTCTGAAATCATAGGCGCCGACGCCTATCCGGCACGCCACCTTTCCATGGAATCCATTTACGAATACGGCTCGCGTGCCGGCGTATGGCGCATATTGCGCGAATTCGAAAGGCGCGGCCTGCCCTTGACCATCTTCGCAGTCGGCATGGCGCTTGAACGCAACCCCGAAGTGGCGCGGGCGTTTGTCGAGCTGGGCCACGAGGTCGCCTGCCACGGATATCGCTGGATCCATTATCAGTCGGTCGAGGAAAGCATCGAACGGGAACACATGCGGCGCTGCGTCGAAGTCGTCTCGACCCTGCTGGGGCGCCATCCCGAAGGCTGGTATACCGGCCGCGACAGTCCCAATACGCGCCGCCTCGTCATGGAAGAAGGCGGCTTCCTGTATGACTCGGACTACTACGGCGACGACCTGCCCTTCTGGACGCGGGTTGAAATGAAAGACAATACGAAAAAGC
This genomic window contains:
- a CDS encoding anti-sigma factor domain-containing protein codes for the protein MNERARNDNILAGEYVLGTLRGAARRRFEALMERDPALSAEVRQWQDILTALDAGDAPVDPPARVWRTIQSRLPPQQGLIRDFRHHVPGHRRWQLVSFALAASLVAALLWPRFLVPNGADTAPLPVAVLASTQEGSAGQVVASFDARTGQLVLTPLNFTALQAGHSLQLWLIAKDQKPAPLGLIGAQASTVIVLKQSRLSPDVTLAISLEPTGGSPTGQPTGAVLYAGKVGKI
- a CDS encoding AEC family transporter, with amino-acid sequence MNLVVNAVLPLFGLIAIGYLCARKRLLGPGAVDSLNKFVVWLALPALLFQAMAQITWDQLDHPGYFWGFTLGIAIVFAVSYLLDKKRSGRLADASLEGLAASYSNAGFMGIPLCLMVFGEASLPAAIIAAILTACALFAFSIVLIEIDLQGSRSLKRTCRKVASSVLRNPLVVAPAAGLFFPATHLSLPGPLLQFTTLLGAAASPCALVTIGLFLAQSQPAEHRGAVWRIVTLKMFLHPLVTAVLVYGVFDMPALWANTAVLLSALPIGTGPFMLAKLYEREPAVTSQAILISTILSVLTISLLVGVFTPGS
- a CDS encoding fasciclin domain-containing protein, yielding MKTAIQSVMLASILAAGAAGAATVDVGGAAMFPQKNIVENAVNSKDHTTLVAAVKAAGLVDTLESKGPFTVFAPTNAAFNGLPAGTVETLMKPENKNQLAKVLTYHVVPGKYTKGDLERLIKKGGGKAMLKTASGGSLTFMMNGPRNVQVKDSSGGVANISTYDVMQKNGVIDVVDKVLLPK
- a CDS encoding TRAP transporter large permease subunit — translated: MLSQASESQAADDNLRESPLWLTKLDNFLGHLVEIPVALLVLAEIVILFSGIFARYVLNTPLIWSDELASLLFLWLAMLGAAVAFRHGEHMRMTALVNKATPKTRAFLEVFAVLCSLAFVLLVLLPSFQATRDQAVITTPAMGLSLAWRTAALPTGLLFMACFALIRLYKVSNWQLVAKSLGLILLIGAGLYLLSPLFEELGNYNLLIFFVGLVAVGVFTGVPIAFSFGLATFGYLILSTTVPVTVLVSRMNEGMSHLILLAVPLFVFLGLLIEMTGMAQKMVSFLASLLGHVRGGLSYVLIGAMYLVSGISGAKAADMAAIAPVLFPEMKKRGADEGELVALLSAAGAQTETIPPSLVLITIGSVTSVSITALFTGGLLPGAVLGIMLCLVVWYRNRGEDLSRVVRSSKSDILKGFIIALPALALPFVIRAAVVEGVATATEVSTIGIVYSCIIGLLVYRRFDIRRIYPMLIDTASLSGAILLIIGAATGMAWALTQSGFSSDLADFMGSLPGGGVTFLCVSIVTFVILGSVLEGIPAIVLLGPLLFPIAEELGVNEVHYAMVAVLSMGIGLFAPPFGVGYYAACAIGRVAPDKGIKPIIGYMCSIAIGLIIVAAVPWLSTGFLK
- a CDS encoding SDR family NAD(P)-dependent oxidoreductase, coding for MSEKRLAGRVALVFGAGSVGEGWGNGKAAAVAYAREGAKVIAIDLDKKAADATRDIILSEGGHCDAYAANATNSEHIANIVAETLSKHGRIDILHNNVGMAKMGSVTDLSESDWDLALAVNLKSAFLTCKHVLPAMLAQKSGCIINISSLAAIRYTGYPYPAYYAAKGGLNQLTVGLALQYAAAGIRVNAIMPGYIDTPLIYKDISGQYESKEAMVAARNALCPMGRMGTGWDIAKAAVFLASDDANYITGVCLPVDGGVHMATA
- a CDS encoding 4a-hydroxytetrahydrobiopterin dehydratase → MRTQPQLIGAPAALMLLDGWSAVESRDAIHKTFVFKNFSEAFGFMTRIALQAEKLDHHPEWSNVYNRVGITLTTHDAKGVTQLDVSMAAFIDQLT
- a CDS encoding urate hydroxylase PuuD yields the protein MEAFALEFGNLLLRWLHVIAAIAWIGESIYFVMLDNSLHAPRGEHSKKLGVFGEMWAVHGGGFYHNQKYLTNPAELPEDLHWSFWKAYTTWLSGFGLFTILYLLKPAFYLVNPASPWAWAASLNGLQASLLAIAFLVVGYIIYSQLCRRVSPNMERDGLLSLAVGAMMVAVAYLTTQIFPGRAAFLITGALMATCMSANVLFWIIPGQRRMVNALKAGRAPDPLDGKRGKQRSVHNTYFTLPVVFLMLSNHYSFTFTGPYAWVVMSLFIFAGAVIRQYFVLRHMGKNQLAYPLAGIVLLLAAGWLAAPAPALPVQEHATASVQGKAAAPEGAGLEQVRAIVQARCVECHSAKPTQAGFPSAPAGIMFDTAEEVQLHEAQIKQVVASKYMPLANMTKMTDGERAAIAAWGGK
- a CDS encoding sigma-70 family RNA polymerase sigma factor, translating into MAGLSDDEYRNLLNAVSQGDRRAFEALYKGLSPRLYALALRLLKRPVWAEEVLQDSFITVWNKAASYDASSSSPLTWLTHIVRNRAIDWLRGADNRWDELDDVALNQLPDPGKNPLEHLEQADAAGRLGDCLGQLSAEQRQSIVLAYYHGLSHDEISKKLEHPLGTTKSWIRRGLRQLKGCLGL
- a CDS encoding YegP family protein, whose protein sequence is MSGWFELHKAKDGQFYFSLKAGNAQIILSSEMYTAKASAENGIASVQKNCADAAHYSKAIATNGKFYFTLKAANHQVIGNSQMYADEASRDNGIASCQANGISREVKDLSA
- a CDS encoding AMP nucleosidase; translated protein: MFDSSSFDSPPILPELIPFTGFSDAQAAVERLVEIYARNTAFIRDAFQDYAAGRFSKAQRVRAYYPAVRIKVHTYQGVDSRLSYGHVVEPGAYMTTITQPVLYFDYLKEQFGLLLKNHGVQLEIGESNLPIPLHFAFSDGQYVEGVYSDTLGDSLRDHFDVPNLAVTDDAIVNGTWQARHGEPAPLAPFTAPRIDYSLHRLQHYTATAPTHFQNFVLFTNYQFYVDEFCQWAREILVQGEGGYTALVEPGNVTTRSGPDAERSGQAPARLPQMPSYHLVRENHTGITLINIGIGPSNAKTITDHVAVLRPSAWLMLGHCAGLRTTQRLGDYVLAHGYVREDHVLDADLPNWVPVPPLAEIQIALEQAVAEVAGLSGWELKKIMRTGTVATIDNRNWELREHRELVQRFSMSRAIALDMESATIAANGFRFRVPYGTLLCVSDKPLHGELKLPGMASDFYRTQVGQHLHIGIRALELLREMPRERLHSRKLRSFIETAFK